The proteins below come from a single Eriocheir sinensis breed Jianghai 21 unplaced genomic scaffold, ASM2467909v1 Scaffold9, whole genome shotgun sequence genomic window:
- the LOC126994861 gene encoding sodium- and chloride-dependent glycine transporter 2-like, protein MSFQNLSVLLLVTLEVAGVAWVYGLRRLAADIHFMLGRSTGVLWKASWLLVNPLFLAGVLVYSQTQATVLSYGDYVFGTKETAVGVVLSLVPVLLVPVLFLVEVVRRYKASGQLMHTLTNVFAASHKWGPRDVKLRQEYDIYLEDQLGVKR, encoded by the exons ATGTCGTTTCAGAACCTGTCCGTCCTGCTGCTGGTGACGCTGGAGGTGGCGGGCGTGGCCTGGGTGTACGGGCTGCGCCGCCTCGCTGCCGACATACACTTCATGCTGGGCCGCTCCACGGGGGTGCTGTGGAAGGCGAGCTGGCTGCTGGTCAACCCGCTGTTCCTCGCCGGCGTCCTCGTGTACAGCCAGACGCAGGCCACCGTGCTCTCCTACGGCGACTACGTCTTCGGCACCAAGGAAACGG CGGTGGGCGTGGTGTTGTCCCTGGTGCCGGTGCTGCTGGTGCCCGTGCTGTTCCTGGTGGAGGTGGTCCGCAGGTACAAGGCGTCGGGGCAGCTGATGCACACCCTCACCAACGTCTTCGCCGCCTCCCACAAGTGGGGGCCGAGGGACGTGAAGCTCAGGCAGGAATACGACATCTACCTGGAAGACCAGCTGGGGGTGAAGCGCTGA